Proteins encoded together in one Stenotrophomonas bentonitica window:
- a CDS encoding CoA-acylating methylmalonate-semialdehyde dehydrogenase → MTVAAPRIRMLIDGQFVESASSHWQNVVNPATQDVLAQVPFATMSEVDAAVASAKEAFKTWRKTPIGTRARIFLKYQQLIREHMGELAHILSAEQGKTVPDAEGDVFRGLEVVEHAAAIGNLQLGELANNVANGVDTYTLLQPLGVCAGITPFNFPAMIPLWMFPMAIATGNTFLLKPSEQDPMVTMRLVELALEAGIPKGVLNVVHGGEEVVNAICDHPDIKAVSFVGSTRVGTHVYNRASLAGKRVQCMMGAKNHAVVLPDANKEQSLNAMVGAAFGAAGQRCMAASTLVLVGEAREWVPDLVAKAKTLKVSAGSVAGTDVGPVISCAARERVEALIASGVEQGAKLVLDGRNPQVDGFEKGNFVGPTIFDGVKPGMRVYDEEIFGPVLVILEAETLDDAIELINSNPNGNGTALFTQSGAAARRFQEEIDVGQVGINVPIPVPVPLFSFTGSRASKLGDLGPYGKQVVMFYTQTKTITARWFDEETLGHGVNTTISLK, encoded by the coding sequence ATGACTGTTGCAGCGCCCCGTATCCGCATGTTGATTGATGGCCAGTTCGTCGAATCGGCCAGCTCGCACTGGCAGAACGTGGTCAATCCGGCCACCCAGGACGTCCTGGCCCAGGTCCCGTTCGCCACCATGAGCGAAGTGGACGCCGCCGTGGCCTCGGCCAAGGAAGCCTTCAAGACCTGGCGCAAGACCCCGATCGGCACCCGCGCGCGCATCTTCCTGAAGTACCAGCAGCTGATCCGCGAGCACATGGGCGAACTGGCCCACATCCTCAGCGCCGAACAGGGCAAGACCGTGCCCGACGCCGAAGGCGACGTGTTCCGCGGCCTGGAAGTGGTCGAGCATGCCGCCGCCATCGGCAACCTGCAGCTCGGCGAGCTGGCCAACAACGTGGCCAACGGCGTGGACACCTACACCCTGCTGCAGCCGCTGGGCGTCTGCGCCGGCATCACCCCGTTCAACTTCCCGGCGATGATTCCGCTGTGGATGTTCCCGATGGCCATCGCCACCGGCAACACCTTCCTGCTCAAGCCGTCCGAACAGGACCCGATGGTCACCATGCGCCTGGTCGAACTGGCGCTGGAAGCAGGCATTCCGAAGGGTGTGCTCAACGTCGTGCACGGCGGCGAAGAGGTGGTCAACGCGATCTGCGACCACCCGGACATCAAGGCCGTTTCGTTCGTGGGTTCCACCCGAGTCGGCACCCACGTGTACAACCGCGCCTCGCTGGCCGGCAAGCGCGTGCAGTGCATGATGGGCGCCAAGAACCACGCCGTGGTGCTGCCGGACGCCAACAAGGAACAGAGCCTCAACGCCATGGTCGGTGCCGCGTTCGGCGCGGCCGGCCAGCGCTGCATGGCGGCTTCCACCCTGGTGCTGGTCGGCGAAGCCCGCGAGTGGGTGCCGGACCTGGTGGCCAAGGCCAAGACCCTCAAGGTCAGCGCCGGTAGCGTCGCCGGTACCGACGTCGGCCCGGTGATCTCCTGCGCTGCGCGCGAGCGCGTTGAAGCGCTGATCGCCTCGGGCGTGGAGCAGGGCGCCAAGCTGGTGCTCGACGGCCGCAACCCGCAGGTGGACGGTTTCGAGAAGGGCAACTTTGTTGGCCCGACCATCTTCGACGGCGTGAAGCCGGGCATGCGCGTGTACGACGAAGAAATCTTCGGGCCGGTGCTGGTCATCCTCGAAGCCGAAACGCTGGACGACGCCATCGAGCTGATCAATTCCAACCCGAACGGCAACGGCACCGCGCTGTTCACCCAGTCCGGCGCTGCTGCACGCCGTTTCCAGGAAGAGATCGACGTCGGCCAGGTCGGCATCAACGTGCCGATCCCGGTGCCGGTGCCGCTGTTCTCGTTCACCGGTTCGCGTGCGTCCAAGCTCGGCGACCTGGGTCCCTACGGCAAGCAGGTGGTCATGTTCTACACCCAGACCAAGACCATCACCGCGCGCTGGTTTGACGAGGAGACCCTGGGTC